The following proteins are co-located in the Hevea brasiliensis isolate MT/VB/25A 57/8 chromosome 11, ASM3005281v1, whole genome shotgun sequence genome:
- the LOC110647282 gene encoding caffeoyl-CoA O-methyltransferase 1: MAPGLEEQQNHQGGHQNLQQSLAIYKDILETKEPEPTKEQQNQVGRHQEIGHKSLLQSDALYQYILETSVYPGEPEPMKELRELTANHPWNIMTTSADEGQFLSMLLKLINAKNTMEIGVYTGYSLLATALALPDDGKILAMDINSENYELGLPVIEKAGVAHKIDFREGPALPVLDQLIQDGKYHGTFDFIFVDADKDNYLNYHKRTIELVKVGGLIGYDNTLWNGSVAAPPDAPLRKYVRFYLNYVLEFNKAIAADPRVEICQLPVGDGITLCRRIS; this comes from the exons ATGGCTCCAGGTCTGGAAGAACAGCAAAACCACCAAGGTGGCCACCAAAATCTTCAACAGAGTCTTGCTATTTACAAG GATATTCTTGAAACAAAGGAGCCTGAACCAACAAAGGAGCAGCAAAACCAAGTTGGTAGACACCAGGAAATTGGACACAAGAGTCTCTTACAGAGTGATGCTCTTTACCAG TATATACTGGAGACTAGTGTATATCCTGGGGAGCCTGAACCAATGAAAGAGCTCCGAGAATTGACAGCAAATCATccatg GAACATCATGACTACTTCAGCTGATGAAGGGCAATTCTTGAGCATGCTTCTGAAGCTCATCAATGCCAAGAACACTATGGAAATTGGTGTTTACACTGGCTACTCACTTCTTGCCACTGCTCTTGCTCTTCCTGATGATGGCAAG ATATTGGCCATGGACATCAACAGTGAAAACTACGAATTGGGTCTACCTGTCATTGAAAAAGCTGGTGTTGCTCACAAGATTGACTTCAGAGAAGGCCCTGCTCTTCCAGTTCTTGATCAATTGATCCAAGAC GGAAAATACCATGGAACGTTTGATTTTATCTTTGTGGATGCTGACAAAGACAATTACCTCAACTACCACAAGAGAACAATTGAACTTGTGAAGGTTGGAGGACTTATCGGCTATGATAATACCCTGTGGAATGGCTCAGTGGCAGCACCTCCTGATGCACCACTAAGGAAATATGTCAGGTTCTACCTTAATTATGTTTTGGAGTTCAACAAGGCCATTGCTGCTGATCCAAGGGTCGAGATTTGCCAGCTCCCCGTTGGTGATGGAATTACTCTGTGCCGCCGCATTAGCTGA